From a single Candidatus Brocadiaceae bacterium genomic region:
- a CDS encoding sugar phosphate isomerase/epimerase gives MKFAICNEMFKDLSFAEVCRFAADVGYEGVEIAPFTVADSIEDVDAGRREELRRAAADAGVEIVGLHWLLASPKGLHLNSHDRAVRGRTVRYLDALIAFCGDIGGRTLVFGSPRQRNVLPGQTYREVWDNAVRVFGELAPRAVECGVCLCIEALGPVETNFINTAAEARRLVDAVDHPGFRMMLDVKGMSDDDEPIPDIIRRHADRMEHFHANDASTMAPGFGKTDFASIGAALREVAYDGWVSVEPIDFSPDPNTIARESLRYLNEHLLPKG, from the coding sequence GTGAAGTTCGCCATCTGCAACGAGATGTTCAAGGACCTGTCCTTCGCCGAGGTCTGCCGGTTCGCAGCCGACGTGGGCTATGAAGGGGTGGAGATCGCGCCGTTCACCGTGGCCGATTCCATCGAAGACGTCGACGCCGGACGGCGAGAGGAACTGCGGCGGGCGGCCGCAGACGCGGGCGTGGAGATCGTGGGCCTGCACTGGCTCCTGGCCAGCCCCAAGGGCCTGCACCTGAACAGCCACGACCGCGCCGTGCGGGGCCGGACGGTCCGGTATCTGGATGCCCTGATCGCATTCTGCGGCGACATCGGGGGACGCACGCTCGTGTTCGGATCGCCCCGCCAGCGCAACGTCCTGCCGGGCCAGACCTACCGCGAGGTGTGGGACAACGCCGTCCGCGTCTTCGGAGAACTGGCCCCCCGCGCGGTCGAATGCGGCGTCTGCCTGTGCATCGAGGCCCTCGGCCCGGTCGAGACGAACTTCATCAACACCGCCGCCGAGGCGCGGCGACTCGTGGACGCCGTCGACCATCCGGGCTTCCGCATGATGCTCGACGTGAAGGGCATGAGCGACGACGACGAACCGATCCCCGACATCATCCGCCGCCACGCCGACCGCATGGAACACTTCCATGCGAACGATGCGAGCACCATGGCGCCGGGGTTCGGCAAGACGGACTTCGCCTCGATCGGGGCCGCGCTGCGGGAGGTCGCCTATGACGGATGGGTCTCGGTGGAGCCGATCGACTTCTCGCCCGACCCGAACACCATCGCCCGCGAGAGCCTGCGGTATCTGAACGAGCACCTTCTGCCGAAGGGCTGA
- the thiE gene encoding thiamine phosphate synthase, with protein MNITDIRLYALLTERFCRLHWQRTAEALLAGGVDAVQLREKDLSDRELLVRSCTLRKQTEAAGALLIVNDRPDVAVLAGADGVHLGQDDLPPAEARRIVGPDLLIGWSTHSARQAAQARDLPLDYIGVGPFAPTATKGYEVGFGADLVRAERAATPLPMVAIGGITADNAADAIEAGATAVAVCAALCDTDDPEAAARRLRAAVVAATERREGRQP; from the coding sequence ATGAACATCACGGACATCCGGCTCTACGCGCTCCTGACCGAACGGTTCTGCCGGCTGCACTGGCAGAGAACGGCCGAGGCGCTGCTGGCCGGAGGCGTCGACGCCGTCCAGTTGCGCGAGAAGGACCTGTCCGACCGCGAACTGCTGGTCCGCTCGTGCACCTTGCGGAAGCAGACCGAAGCGGCCGGCGCCCTGCTGATCGTCAACGACCGCCCCGACGTCGCCGTGCTGGCGGGCGCGGACGGAGTCCACCTCGGACAGGACGATCTCCCGCCCGCCGAGGCGCGCCGCATCGTCGGGCCGGATCTGCTCATCGGCTGGTCGACGCATTCGGCCCGGCAGGCCGCGCAGGCCCGGGACCTTCCGCTCGACTATATCGGCGTCGGCCCCTTCGCGCCGACCGCCACGAAGGGCTACGAGGTCGGCTTCGGGGCCGATCTGGTGCGGGCGGAGCGGGCCGCCACGCCCCTGCCCATGGTGGCGATCGGGGGCATCACGGCCGACAACGCCGCCGATGCCATCGAGGCGGGCGCGACGGCCGTGGCCGTGTGCGCCGCCCTGTGCGACACCGACGATCCGGAGGCGGCGGCGCGCCGGCTGCGCGCGGCCGTGGTCGCCGCCACAGAACGCCGCGAAGGCAGGCAGCCATGA
- the trpC gene encoding indole-3-glycerol phosphate synthase TrpC, with translation MPDILARICRAKRDEIDALARVGRSALLARAARQPAPRAFRKALCDAPGTALIAEVKKASPSVGVIRADFDPARMARDYERGGAAALSVLTDRPFFQGSPDFVEHVRQATALPVLRKDFLLDPLQVIEARGLGADACLLIVAALEAAALRDLMALARDLHMDALVEAHDGHELDVALDAGADLVGVNNRNLRTFEVTLETAERLAGRVPDGVVLVAESGIRTPADVERLRACGVKAILVGETLMRAADPGAAARALMGGPA, from the coding sequence ATGCCCGACATCCTGGCCCGCATCTGCCGGGCGAAGCGAGACGAGATCGACGCGCTGGCCCGCGTCGGCCGGTCGGCGCTGCTGGCCCGGGCGGCCCGGCAGCCCGCCCCGCGCGCATTCCGGAAGGCGCTGTGCGACGCGCCCGGCACCGCGCTGATCGCGGAGGTGAAGAAGGCGTCGCCGTCGGTGGGCGTCATCCGGGCCGACTTCGACCCGGCGCGCATGGCCCGCGACTACGAGCGCGGGGGCGCGGCCGCGCTGAGCGTGCTGACGGACCGGCCGTTCTTCCAGGGAAGCCCCGACTTCGTCGAGCACGTCCGGCAGGCGACCGCCCTGCCCGTGCTCCGCAAGGACTTCCTCCTGGACCCCCTGCAGGTCATCGAAGCGCGCGGCCTGGGCGCCGACGCGTGCCTTCTGATCGTCGCCGCGCTCGAGGCCGCCGCGCTGCGCGACCTGATGGCTCTGGCCCGCGACCTGCACATGGATGCGCTGGTCGAGGCCCACGACGGGCACGAGCTGGACGTCGCGCTGGACGCGGGCGCCGACCTGGTGGGCGTCAACAACCGCAACCTGCGCACCTTCGAGGTGACTCTGGAGACGGCGGAGCGCCTGGCGGGCCGCGTGCCCGACGGCGTGGTGCTGGTCGCGGAGAGCGGCATCCGAACCCCGGCCGACGTCGAGCGGCTGAGGGCCTGCGGGGTCAAGGCGATCCTGGTCGGCGAGACGCTGATGCGGGCGGCGGATCCGGGGGCGGCCGCCCGTGCCCTCATGGGCGGCCCGGCATAG
- a CDS encoding DUF1844 domain-containing protein, which produces MQEQEKNDRPKVKVDEDWKKAVAEDKARARTQDSAGTGGTRPHPHLPEPSIQLFMAGLYGQTLVLLGEMENPATGQKEEDIDEAAYMVDTIAMLKQKMEGNLTPEEGAYVQTILTDLRMRYVRAAQGTEQNRPAPEDPATP; this is translated from the coding sequence ATGCAGGAACAAGAGAAGAACGACCGACCGAAGGTGAAGGTGGACGAGGACTGGAAGAAGGCCGTCGCCGAGGACAAGGCCCGGGCACGCACACAGGATTCCGCCGGCACCGGCGGTACGCGGCCGCACCCGCACCTGCCCGAACCCAGCATCCAGCTCTTCATGGCCGGGCTCTACGGCCAGACGCTCGTGCTGCTGGGCGAGATGGAGAATCCCGCGACCGGGCAGAAGGAGGAGGACATCGACGAGGCCGCCTACATGGTGGACACCATTGCGATGCTCAAGCAGAAGATGGAGGGCAACCTGACCCCCGAGGAAGGCGCCTACGTGCAGACCATCCTGACCGACCTGCGCATGCGCTACGTACGGGCCGCGCAGGGAACCGAGCAGAACCGGCCCGCCCCTGAAGACCCGGCGACCCCCTGA
- a CDS encoding anaerobic sulfatase maturase, which translates to MKKPNLGMLIKPVSADCNMACGYCYYRHVGALYPAAQGHRMAPEVFEAVCEQYLALDPCEVKVGWQGGEPTLMGLDFFRRAVRIQADHARPGDCFGNSLQTNGVVLDDEWCRFLAENRFLVGLSIDGPEDLNAQRRFADGRPGYRTAMGALERLRTHGVEFNVLVVISRANVHAPERVFEFLRAHDLHYSQFIPCTEPAGAPGATSEQSITAAEYAEFMLRIFDAWVANDDSSYYVRRIDNWLHQFFGLPPECCEYRPDCSNLLTIEWNGDVYPCDFFVEPRFRMGNVRTQTLERMLQGRPFRDFVRGAESVPPACTECEWLAVCHAGCYRHRRKLGLSDTDRPYLCEANRRLFAHVFAEFRRLKDGPPGPHLHAFLNRIAQEVAAPPPPRAAATRPPARPHGRAPGRNALCPCGSGLKFKHCCGRARPETAPPGGRCAAPNRR; encoded by the coding sequence ATGAAGAAGCCGAACCTCGGCATGTTGATCAAGCCCGTCAGCGCCGACTGCAACATGGCGTGCGGCTACTGCTATTACCGTCACGTGGGCGCCCTCTACCCGGCCGCGCAGGGGCATCGCATGGCCCCGGAGGTGTTCGAGGCGGTCTGCGAGCAGTACCTGGCCCTGGACCCGTGCGAGGTGAAGGTCGGCTGGCAGGGCGGCGAGCCCACACTGATGGGGCTGGATTTCTTCCGCCGGGCCGTCCGGATCCAGGCCGACCACGCACGCCCGGGCGACTGCTTCGGCAACAGCCTCCAGACCAACGGCGTCGTCCTCGACGACGAATGGTGTCGCTTCCTGGCGGAGAACCGCTTCCTGGTCGGTCTGAGCATCGACGGCCCCGAGGACCTGAACGCCCAGCGCCGCTTCGCGGACGGCCGCCCCGGGTACAGGACCGCCATGGGCGCGCTCGAGCGCCTGCGGACGCACGGCGTCGAGTTCAACGTGCTGGTCGTCATCAGCCGGGCCAACGTGCACGCACCCGAGCGGGTCTTCGAGTTCCTGCGCGCGCACGACCTGCACTACAGCCAGTTCATTCCCTGCACCGAGCCGGCAGGGGCCCCCGGGGCGACCTCCGAGCAGTCGATCACCGCGGCCGAATACGCCGAGTTCATGCTCAGGATCTTCGATGCCTGGGTGGCCAACGACGATTCGTCCTACTACGTGCGGCGGATCGACAACTGGCTGCACCAGTTCTTCGGGCTGCCTCCGGAGTGCTGCGAGTACCGTCCCGACTGCTCGAACCTGCTGACCATCGAGTGGAACGGGGACGTCTACCCGTGCGACTTCTTCGTCGAGCCCCGCTTCCGGATGGGCAACGTGCGGACGCAGACGCTGGAGAGGATGCTGCAGGGCCGGCCGTTCCGGGACTTCGTGCGGGGCGCCGAGTCGGTGCCGCCGGCCTGCACCGAGTGCGAATGGCTGGCCGTCTGCCATGCCGGCTGCTACCGGCACCGCCGGAAGCTCGGGCTCTCCGACACGGACAGACCCTACCTGTGCGAAGCAAACCGGCGGCTCTTCGCGCACGTGTTCGCCGAGTTCCGCCGTCTCAAGGACGGTCCGCCGGGGCCGCACCTGCACGCGTTTCTGAACCGGATCGCACAGGAGGTCGCTGCGCCGCCGCCTCCGCGCGCGGCCGCCACGCGCCCGCCGGCACGCCCGCACGGACGTGCGCCCGGCCGCAACGCCCTCTGCCCCTGCGGCAGCGGCCTGAAGTTCAAACACTGCTGCGGACGGGCCCGGCCCGAGACCGCTCCGCCGGGCGGCCGGTGCGCCGCCCCGAACCGACGCTGA
- the groL gene encoding chaperonin GroEL (60 kDa chaperone family; promotes refolding of misfolded polypeptides especially under stressful conditions; forms two stacked rings of heptamers to form a barrel-shaped 14mer; ends can be capped by GroES; misfolded proteins enter the barrel where they are refolded when GroES binds) has translation MAAKKIAFDAEAREAMRRGVTQLARAVKTTLGPRGRNVVIEKSFGAPTVTKDGVAVAKEVELPDNVENIGAELVKQAAAKTSEDAGDGTTTATILAEAVFEEALKNIAAGADAMALRRGVDRGVAAMVERLKKMSRPVKGKEEIAFVGAIAANNDPEIGNQIAEAMEKVGKDGVITVEEGKTLETTVDLVEGMQFDRGYLSPHFVTDRENMECVLEDCQILVHQEKITSVQDLVPLLEQVVSSHRPLLIVAEDVESEALATLVLNKLRGLLPCCAVKAPGFGDRRKAMMQDIAVLVGGQVISEELGLELKSVGLADLGRAKKVVITHDNTTIIQGAGSTEDVQGRINQVKKEIETTTSDYDREKLEERLAKLAGGVAQINVGAATEVEMKEKQHRVEDAVHATRAAVEEGIVPGGGVALVRAAKVLDNVEASGDEAVGVDIIRRAVRRPLMQIAENAGLDGAIVLDKVLQGKKESWGYDASKAEYCDLVERGVIDPTKVVRTALQNGASVASVLLTTDAIVSEIPEKKKPAAPPMPDY, from the coding sequence ATGGCCGCCAAGAAGATCGCATTTGACGCAGAGGCCCGCGAGGCCATGCGGCGCGGCGTCACGCAGTTGGCGCGCGCCGTGAAGACCACGCTGGGTCCGCGCGGACGCAACGTCGTGATCGAGAAGAGCTTCGGCGCCCCGACGGTGACCAAGGACGGCGTGGCCGTCGCCAAGGAAGTCGAACTGCCCGACAACGTGGAGAACATCGGGGCCGAGCTGGTCAAGCAGGCCGCGGCCAAGACGAGCGAGGACGCGGGCGACGGCACCACGACGGCCACCATCCTGGCCGAGGCCGTCTTCGAGGAGGCCCTGAAGAACATCGCCGCCGGGGCCGACGCGATGGCCCTGAGGCGCGGGGTCGACAGGGGCGTGGCCGCGATGGTCGAACGCCTCAAGAAGATGTCGCGCCCCGTGAAGGGCAAGGAGGAGATCGCGTTCGTGGGGGCGATCGCCGCCAACAACGACCCCGAGATCGGCAACCAGATCGCCGAGGCCATGGAGAAGGTCGGCAAGGACGGCGTCATCACCGTCGAAGAGGGCAAGACCCTGGAGACGACGGTCGACCTCGTCGAGGGGATGCAGTTCGACCGCGGCTACCTGAGCCCGCATTTCGTCACGGACCGCGAGAACATGGAGTGCGTCCTGGAGGACTGCCAGATCCTGGTCCACCAGGAGAAGATCACCAGCGTGCAGGACCTCGTGCCCCTGCTGGAGCAGGTGGTCAGCTCGCACCGTCCGCTGCTGATCGTCGCCGAGGACGTCGAGAGCGAGGCGCTGGCCACCCTGGTGCTGAACAAGCTGCGCGGGCTGCTGCCCTGCTGTGCGGTCAAGGCCCCCGGGTTCGGCGACCGCCGCAAGGCCATGATGCAGGACATCGCCGTGCTGGTCGGCGGCCAGGTCATCAGCGAGGAGCTGGGCCTGGAGCTGAAGTCCGTCGGCCTGGCCGACCTCGGCCGCGCCAAGAAGGTGGTCATCACGCATGACAACACGACCATCATCCAGGGCGCCGGCTCCACCGAGGACGTGCAGGGCCGAATCAACCAGGTCAAGAAGGAGATCGAGACCACCACCAGCGACTACGACCGTGAGAAGCTGGAAGAGCGCCTGGCCAAGCTGGCCGGCGGCGTGGCCCAGATCAACGTCGGCGCGGCCACCGAGGTGGAGATGAAGGAGAAGCAGCACCGCGTCGAAGACGCCGTGCACGCCACCCGCGCGGCCGTCGAGGAAGGCATCGTGCCCGGCGGCGGCGTCGCGCTCGTGCGGGCCGCCAAGGTCCTGGACAACGTCGAGGCATCCGGCGACGAGGCCGTGGGCGTCGACATCATCCGAAGGGCCGTGCGCCGGCCGCTCATGCAGATCGCCGAGAACGCCGGCCTGGACGGCGCGATCGTCCTGGACAAGGTGCTGCAGGGCAAGAAGGAAAGCTGGGGCTACGACGCCTCCAAGGCCGAGTACTGCGACCTGGTCGAGCGCGGCGTGATCGATCCCACCAAGGTCGTGCGCACGGCCTTGCAGAACGGCGCCAGCGTGGCCTCCGTGCTGCTGACGACGGACGCCATCGTCAGTGAGATCCCCGAGAAGAAGAAGCCGGCCGCTCCGCCCATGCCGGACTATTGA
- a CDS encoding A/G-specific adenine glycosylase, producing the protein MDEKAARRLGRRLVKWYGGNARDLPWRRDPTPYSVWISEIMLQQTVVGTVAARYADWMKRFPDVRSLAESDEREVLAAWEGLGYYRRAIHAHRAARRMVRDHGGLVPSTRAELLALPGIGPYVASAVLSLAFGRDEVALDTNLIRVFMRLCCLPGRPGDAQVRREAMRRAQAALPAGRSAQYNQALMDFGSLICRPRSPRCGECFLRERCGAFVRGRQYDIPPPGRRKLQKVRAAVAVFARGGKVYLQQRPRTGLFARMWEFPGGKAAGGETPARALERECREELAVACRVGPKLVELTHCYTVFEVRLHAFLCEPPDALPLDATHQWVPVQELDAYPMPSANRRIVEALRAMPGRP; encoded by the coding sequence ATGGACGAGAAGGCGGCGCGCCGGCTGGGCCGGCGCCTGGTGAAGTGGTACGGGGGCAACGCCCGCGACCTGCCCTGGCGGCGGGACCCGACGCCGTACTCCGTCTGGATCAGCGAGATCATGCTGCAGCAGACGGTCGTCGGCACGGTGGCGGCGCGCTATGCGGACTGGATGAAGCGCTTTCCCGACGTGCGCTCACTGGCCGAGTCCGACGAGCGCGAGGTGCTCGCCGCCTGGGAGGGGTTGGGCTACTACCGCCGCGCGATCCACGCCCACCGGGCCGCCCGCCGCATGGTGCGCGACCACGGCGGCCTCGTGCCGTCGACGCGGGCGGAACTGCTTGCGCTGCCGGGTATCGGGCCGTACGTCGCCTCCGCCGTGCTGAGCCTGGCGTTCGGGCGCGACGAGGTGGCCCTGGACACGAACCTCATCCGTGTGTTCATGCGGCTGTGCTGCCTGCCGGGGCGTCCGGGCGACGCGCAGGTCCGTCGCGAGGCGATGCGCCGGGCCCAGGCGGCCCTGCCGGCGGGCCGCTCCGCGCAGTACAACCAGGCCCTGATGGATTTCGGCAGCCTGATCTGCCGGCCGCGGTCGCCGCGGTGCGGGGAGTGCTTCCTGCGGGAACGGTGCGGAGCCTTCGTCCGGGGACGCCAGTACGACATCCCGCCGCCCGGGCGCCGCAAGCTCCAGAAGGTGCGCGCGGCGGTGGCCGTCTTCGCCCGCGGCGGCAAGGTCTACTTGCAGCAGCGCCCGCGCACGGGGCTGTTTGCGCGCATGTGGGAGTTCCCCGGGGGCAAGGCGGCCGGCGGCGAGACCCCCGCGCGCGCGCTCGAACGCGAGTGCCGTGAGGAACTGGCCGTGGCCTGCCGCGTCGGGCCGAAGCTCGTCGAGCTGACGCACTGCTACACCGTGTTCGAGGTGCGCCTGCACGCCTTCCTGTGCGAACCGCCCGACGCGTTGCCGCTGGACGCGACGCATCAGTGGGTGCCCGTGCAGGAACTCGACGCCTACCCGATGCCGTCGGCCAACCGGCGGATCGTGGAGGCGCTGCGCGCTATGCCGGGCCGCCCATGA
- a CDS encoding S1 RNA-binding domain-containing protein, with protein MPEKALKSVAARYHLTAEQANEILRLLDAGFSIPYVMRYHKELAGSLEADGFHELMEERRRLEKLDSRRRKVLKKLQEREILTDELEEKISRAADMRELIDHYVPYRPRKRSHSRQALAQGLQDIAAKVLSQEEFVADMKAAAEPYVDAEKGLADEAAVLEGVFHIVSDWVAEERSHRNRQREVFRQEAEIVVRRVSRSLPGRMAREFKQYFDYRQKVARLHPYHMLSILRGKRMKALQYRFEPPLEPMIRAAAELYFPGGVAQWEQIRAEMGANLPGPDGRALQGLNGPEFLAACINYSLGNILTDIAARELDKDLCKQAEELALDVIRRNVTNLLMAKPVRCRMIGIHPGYRSGCNLAVVDEAGELLETTTVYPHPPQNQPEEAKRVLVQLVETHRVEMVAIGDGTGAQETEALVAELIAGPLPDLRYTVVSEVGVEAYARSRSAKNELAEVAPDERYAVALCRRLQDPLSELVKVNPRELCPAPYAEDVNGGALKKLLDRVLEECVCRVGVEVNTAHFSLLRYVSGLGPEKALEVVEYRDRYGALKNRRQLREVPKIDQAAYDQAAGFLRVQDSDCPLDRTRIHTRFYPVAEEICRQLEIAVADLGDPDVRAKVKERASEIKLADLEKQFGVHYLLLKDIITELAEPWPDPRADGQGPLLRRRRPTLEDLEADEWVSGTVRNIVDFGVFVDIGVGEDGLVHISELSDSYVQSPYDVVSVGDVVQVRVVRVELDKKRIALSMRSESARRERPRREPRQRRERESDRSEPRPVREVPVGPLAGGIRTPRSTLGVHSRRVEKASLNDGPGKGQAAVARKPVPSDEQPPAPRPAAPGEQEQKVAGEPAPDVQSLLGRLGLGSIERRGKQSD; from the coding sequence ATGCCTGAGAAGGCCCTCAAGTCCGTCGCGGCCAGGTATCACCTGACCGCCGAGCAAGCCAACGAGATACTGCGCCTGCTGGACGCGGGCTTCAGCATCCCGTACGTCATGCGGTACCACAAGGAGCTGGCCGGTTCGCTGGAGGCCGACGGCTTTCACGAACTGATGGAAGAGCGCCGCCGACTCGAGAAGCTGGACTCGCGCCGGCGAAAGGTGCTCAAGAAGCTCCAGGAGCGGGAGATCCTCACCGACGAGCTGGAGGAGAAGATATCCCGCGCCGCCGACATGCGGGAGCTGATCGACCACTACGTGCCCTACCGGCCGCGCAAGCGCTCGCACTCGCGCCAGGCCCTCGCCCAGGGGCTGCAGGACATCGCCGCGAAGGTCCTCTCGCAGGAGGAGTTCGTTGCGGACATGAAGGCGGCCGCCGAGCCCTATGTCGATGCCGAGAAGGGGCTCGCCGATGAGGCCGCCGTTCTGGAGGGCGTCTTCCACATCGTCAGCGACTGGGTGGCCGAGGAGCGCAGCCACCGCAACCGCCAGCGCGAGGTCTTCCGGCAGGAGGCCGAGATCGTCGTGCGGCGCGTGTCGCGCTCTCTGCCCGGCCGCATGGCGCGCGAGTTCAAGCAGTACTTCGACTACCGCCAGAAGGTCGCCCGGCTGCACCCGTACCACATGTTGTCGATCCTGCGCGGCAAGCGCATGAAGGCGCTGCAGTACCGCTTCGAGCCGCCGCTGGAGCCCATGATCCGGGCGGCCGCCGAGCTGTACTTCCCCGGCGGCGTTGCGCAGTGGGAGCAGATCCGCGCCGAGATGGGCGCGAACCTCCCCGGCCCCGACGGCCGGGCCCTGCAGGGGCTGAACGGCCCCGAGTTCCTGGCGGCCTGCATCAACTACAGCCTCGGCAACATCCTGACGGACATCGCCGCCCGCGAGCTGGACAAGGACCTCTGCAAGCAGGCCGAGGAACTGGCCCTCGACGTCATCCGGCGCAACGTCACGAACCTGCTGATGGCCAAGCCCGTGCGGTGCCGGATGATCGGCATCCACCCCGGCTACCGGAGCGGGTGCAACCTGGCCGTCGTGGACGAGGCGGGCGAGTTGCTGGAGACGACGACCGTCTACCCCCATCCGCCCCAGAACCAGCCCGAAGAGGCCAAGCGCGTCCTTGTGCAACTGGTCGAGACGCACCGGGTCGAGATGGTGGCCATCGGCGACGGAACGGGTGCGCAGGAGACCGAGGCGCTGGTCGCGGAACTGATCGCCGGCCCGCTGCCCGACCTGCGCTACACGGTCGTCTCGGAAGTCGGGGTGGAGGCCTACGCGCGCAGCCGTTCGGCCAAGAACGAACTGGCCGAAGTCGCCCCGGACGAACGCTACGCCGTCGCCCTGTGCCGGCGCCTGCAGGATCCCCTCTCGGAACTGGTCAAGGTCAACCCGCGCGAACTCTGCCCGGCGCCCTACGCCGAGGATGTGAACGGCGGCGCCCTGAAGAAGCTGCTGGACCGCGTCCTGGAGGAGTGCGTCTGCCGCGTGGGCGTGGAGGTCAACACCGCCCACTTCAGTCTGCTGCGCTATGTCAGCGGTCTGGGGCCGGAGAAGGCCCTGGAGGTCGTCGAGTACCGCGACCGCTACGGCGCGCTGAAGAACCGCCGGCAACTGCGCGAGGTGCCCAAGATCGACCAGGCCGCCTATGACCAGGCCGCGGGGTTCCTGCGCGTTCAGGATTCGGACTGCCCTCTGGACCGCACGCGCATCCACACGCGGTTCTACCCGGTGGCCGAGGAGATATGCCGGCAATTGGAGATCGCCGTGGCCGACCTGGGCGATCCGGACGTGCGCGCGAAGGTCAAGGAGCGGGCCTCGGAGATCAAACTCGCCGACCTGGAGAAGCAGTTCGGCGTGCACTACCTGCTTCTGAAGGACATCATCACGGAACTGGCCGAGCCCTGGCCCGACCCGCGGGCGGACGGGCAGGGGCCCCTGCTGCGCCGCCGCCGGCCCACGCTGGAGGACCTGGAGGCCGACGAGTGGGTCAGCGGCACCGTGCGCAACATCGTCGACTTCGGCGTGTTCGTCGACATCGGCGTGGGCGAGGACGGGCTTGTGCACATCAGCGAGCTGTCCGACTCCTACGTCCAGAGCCCGTATGACGTCGTCTCCGTCGGCGACGTCGTGCAGGTTCGCGTGGTGCGCGTGGAACTCGACAAGAAGCGGATCGCGCTCTCCATGCGGTCCGAGAGCGCGCGCCGCGAGCGGCCCCGTCGCGAGCCTCGCCAGCGGCGCGAACGGGAGTCCGATCGCTCCGAACCCCGGCCGGTTCGCGAGGTGCCCGTCGGGCCTCTGGCCGGCGGCATCCGCACCCCGCGAAGCACTCTGGGCGTCCACAGCCGACGCGTCGAGAAGGCGTCGCTGAACGACGGCCCGGGCAAGGGCCAGGCGGCGGTCGCCAGGAAGCCGGTTCCGTCGGACGAGCAGCCGCCCGCCCCCAGGCCCGCGGCCCCGGGCGAACAGGAGCAGAAGGTCGCCGGGGAGCCCGCCCCCGACGTTCAGAGCCTGCTCGGCCGCCTGGGCCTCGGCTCCATCGAGCGGCGCGGGAAGCAGAGCGACTGA
- a CDS encoding co-chaperone GroES → MARIRPLGDRVLIKRLEAEEKTAGGIVLPDTAKEKPKKGKVVAVGEGKQLDSGEKVACQVKKGDVVLFGSFAGTEVTVEGDEYILMSEDEILAIVE, encoded by the coding sequence ATGGCCAGGATCAGGCCCCTCGGAGACCGGGTTCTCATCAAGAGGCTGGAGGCCGAGGAGAAGACGGCCGGCGGGATCGTCCTGCCGGACACGGCCAAGGAGAAGCCGAAGAAGGGCAAGGTGGTTGCGGTCGGCGAGGGCAAGCAGCTGGATTCGGGCGAGAAGGTCGCCTGCCAGGTCAAGAAGGGCGACGTGGTGCTGTTCGGGTCCTTCGCCGGCACGGAAGTCACCGTGGAGGGCGATGAGTACATCCTGATGTCCGAGGACGAGATCCTGGCGATCGTAGAATAG